In one window of Solanum pennellii chromosome 2, SPENNV200 DNA:
- the LOC107010023 gene encoding classical arabinogalactan protein 4-like has product MARQLVALALVFVALVAGVSAQAVDSPASSPEASAPAADSVSPASSPVAADVEVSSPPAPASEASAPTAAPTQSPISAAPEASAPNAAADGPGGVSSAAGDDYY; this is encoded by the coding sequence atggcaCGCCAATTAGTTGCTCTGGCTCTTGTGTTCGTTGCCCTTGTTGCAGGTGTTTCTGCACAAGCAGTTGATTCCCCTGCTTCATCCCCTGAAGCCAGTGCACCAGCTGCAGATTCAGTTTCTCCTGCATCGAGCCCTGTTGCTGCCGATGTAGAAGTTTCATCGCCACCAGCACCTGCTAGTGAAGCAAGTGCACCCACCGCAGCTCCTACTCAATCTCCAATTTCTGCAGCACCTGAGGCTAGTGCACCAAATGCTGCTGCCGATGGTCCAGGAGGGGTTTCATCTGCTGCAGGCGATGATTACTACTAA
- the LOC107009358 gene encoding potassium channel KAT1-like, which yields MEAEYFPPKQDVILQNEAPTDLYIIVSGAVEFIAQIEGLEQTIGKAVAGEIFGDIGVLCGRPQPFAVRTTEISQILRLNRTSLMNILRANPEDERIIMNNLLMLIKTLANDEERGSSTWSCSNLPLEPHVQLQVC from the exons ATGGAAGCTGAATACTTCCCTCCGAAGCAAGACGTAATTTTGCAGAATGAGGCACCAACTGATCTGTATATAATAGTTTCAGGAGCAGTG GAATTTATAGCACAGATTGAAGGGCTAGAGCAA ACAATTGGAAAAGCTGTTGCAGGAGAAATATTTGGAGACATAGGTGTTTTATGTGGGAGACCACAGCCATTTGCTGTTCGAACAACCGAGATTTCTCAGATTCTAAGGCTAAACAGGACATCATTGATGAACATTCTTCGAGCAAATCCAGAAGATGAACGGATTATTATGAACAATCTATTGATG CTCATAAAAACATTAGCCAACGATGAAGAGAGAGGATCGTCAACATGGTCTTGTTCAAACCTCCCTTTGGAGCCCCACGTCCAACTCCAG GTCTGTTAA
- the LOC107009359 gene encoding protein WVD2-like 7 isoform X1, with amino-acid sequence MGDSSCLMHAFSYASALPPNEAKQGNHMHALGESISFGRFTMESLAWDKWSAFPHKRYVEEAERYAQPGSVAQKKAFFEAHYKKVAAQKAAALLEQENTQQDTLAVDPNVNSSMEGVADVKEKENAAPLARVGSLKQPQETFSGSELSETSYTEKPLLKQSSSSKQDDDVTSATSKKKTALSSFKSSVYSIKSKIPPSPARHNISGLVNEENNFTPITKNPKSAFANEKKSTSKSLSRLMNFTPAKETDKVPPPPPPTFKKESSKLVPNAAKKCITPLKTPAETSDGAVKHPMTTPSSENRRMETPIHPSASGSQTTGPKWNILSSVCSKSLTACRNKLQSPSLSTPFLLRTEERAARRKQKLEEKFNAKEVQKVQLQTKIKEKAEMELRKLRQSFCFRARPLPKFYKERETARNHTKKTPVKRPQSPKLGRNPSNSTMQDLASHPTSTYSAKSSSYKYSGKKNCPKPINSHTLSTVMSRDQNASPNIQHQFGVSPN; translated from the exons ATGGGAGATTCATCTTGTCTTATGCATGCCTTCTCTTATGCTTCTGCATTACCACCTAATGAAGCTAAACAG GGCAACCACATGCATGCTCTAGGGGAGTCTATTTCTTTTGGGAGATTTACCATGGAGTCGTTGGCATGGGATAAATGGTCTGCATTCCCTCACAAGCGTTATGTTGAGGAAGCAGAGAGGTATGCTCAACCAGGTTCTGTTGCTCAGAAAAAAGCTTTCTTTGAAGCTCATTACAAGAAAGTTGCTGCCCAAAAGGCTGCAGCTTTGCTTGAACAAGAAAATACCCAACAAGATACTCTAGCAGTGGATCCCAATGTAAATAGTTCCATGGaaggagttgctgatgtgaaGGAGAAAGAAAATGCCGCCCCTTTAGCGCGTGTAGGTTCATTGAAACAACCTCAAGAAACATTTTCAGGATCAGAGCTTAGTGAAACATCCTATACAGAGAAACCTTTGCTGAAG CAGAGTTCCAGCTCTAAGCAAGATGATGACGTTACATCTGCAACGAGCAAGAAAAAAACAGCTCTCTCTTCATTTAAATCATCAGTTTACTCTATAAAGTCTAAAATTCCACCTTCACCAGCTAGGCATAACATTTCTGGACTTGTCAATGAAGAAAACAATTTCACGCCAATCACAAAGAATCCCAAATCAGCGTTCgcaaatgaaaagaaatcaacCTCGAAATCTTTGAGCAGATTGATGAATTTCACTCCTGCCAAAGAGACAGATAAGGTGCCTCCTCCTCCCCCTCCCACATTCAAGAAGGAAAGCTCAAAGCTCGTTCCCAATGCCGCGAAGAAGTGTATAACTCCTCTCAAGACTCCTGCG GAAACTTCAGATGGTGCAGTCAAACATCCCATGACAACCCCATCTTCTGAAAATAGAAg gATGGAAACACCAATTCATCCATCAGCCTCAGGAAGTCAAACAACTGGTCCTAAATGGAATATATTGTCATCTGT TTGTTCCAAGTCTTTAACAGCCTGCCGTAACAAACTACAATCTCCCTCTTTATCGACTCCTTTTCTACTGAGGACAGAAGAAAGAGCTGCAAGAAGGAAACAA AAACTTGAGGAGAAATTCAATGCAAAGGAGGTACAGAAAGTTCAgctacaaacaaaaataaag GAGAAAGCTGAAATGGAGCTTAGGAAACTTCGACAAAGCTTTTGTTTCAGAGCTCGTCCCCTGCCTAAGTTCTACAAGGAAAGAGAAACAGCAAGAAATCACACAAAAAAG ACCCCGGTTAAACGTCCTCAGTCACCAAAACTTGGAAGAAATCCCAGTAACAGCACAATGCAAGACTTGGCGTCACATCCGACCTCTACATATTCAGCCAAGAGTTCTTCTTACAAGTATTCAGGAAAGAAGAACTGCCCAAAACCGATAAATTCTCATACATTGTCAACAGTAATGTCTCGTGATCAGAACGCATCCCCAAATATACAACATCAATTTGGAGTCTCCCCCAACTGA
- the LOC107009359 gene encoding protein WVD2-like 7 isoform X2 translates to MGDSSCLMHAFSYASALPPNEAKQGNHMHALGESISFGRFTMESLAWDKWSAFPHKRYVEEAERYAQPGSVAQKKAFFEAHYKKVAAQKAAALLEQENTQQDTLAVDPNVNSSMEGVADVKEKENAAPLARVGSLKQPQETFSGSELSETSYTEKPLLKSSSSKQDDDVTSATSKKKTALSSFKSSVYSIKSKIPPSPARHNISGLVNEENNFTPITKNPKSAFANEKKSTSKSLSRLMNFTPAKETDKVPPPPPPTFKKESSKLVPNAAKKCITPLKTPAETSDGAVKHPMTTPSSENRRMETPIHPSASGSQTTGPKWNILSSVCSKSLTACRNKLQSPSLSTPFLLRTEERAARRKQKLEEKFNAKEVQKVQLQTKIKEKAEMELRKLRQSFCFRARPLPKFYKERETARNHTKKTPVKRPQSPKLGRNPSNSTMQDLASHPTSTYSAKSSSYKYSGKKNCPKPINSHTLSTVMSRDQNASPNIQHQFGVSPN, encoded by the exons ATGGGAGATTCATCTTGTCTTATGCATGCCTTCTCTTATGCTTCTGCATTACCACCTAATGAAGCTAAACAG GGCAACCACATGCATGCTCTAGGGGAGTCTATTTCTTTTGGGAGATTTACCATGGAGTCGTTGGCATGGGATAAATGGTCTGCATTCCCTCACAAGCGTTATGTTGAGGAAGCAGAGAGGTATGCTCAACCAGGTTCTGTTGCTCAGAAAAAAGCTTTCTTTGAAGCTCATTACAAGAAAGTTGCTGCCCAAAAGGCTGCAGCTTTGCTTGAACAAGAAAATACCCAACAAGATACTCTAGCAGTGGATCCCAATGTAAATAGTTCCATGGaaggagttgctgatgtgaaGGAGAAAGAAAATGCCGCCCCTTTAGCGCGTGTAGGTTCATTGAAACAACCTCAAGAAACATTTTCAGGATCAGAGCTTAGTGAAACATCCTATACAGAGAAACCTTTGCTGAAG AGTTCCAGCTCTAAGCAAGATGATGACGTTACATCTGCAACGAGCAAGAAAAAAACAGCTCTCTCTTCATTTAAATCATCAGTTTACTCTATAAAGTCTAAAATTCCACCTTCACCAGCTAGGCATAACATTTCTGGACTTGTCAATGAAGAAAACAATTTCACGCCAATCACAAAGAATCCCAAATCAGCGTTCgcaaatgaaaagaaatcaacCTCGAAATCTTTGAGCAGATTGATGAATTTCACTCCTGCCAAAGAGACAGATAAGGTGCCTCCTCCTCCCCCTCCCACATTCAAGAAGGAAAGCTCAAAGCTCGTTCCCAATGCCGCGAAGAAGTGTATAACTCCTCTCAAGACTCCTGCG GAAACTTCAGATGGTGCAGTCAAACATCCCATGACAACCCCATCTTCTGAAAATAGAAg gATGGAAACACCAATTCATCCATCAGCCTCAGGAAGTCAAACAACTGGTCCTAAATGGAATATATTGTCATCTGT TTGTTCCAAGTCTTTAACAGCCTGCCGTAACAAACTACAATCTCCCTCTTTATCGACTCCTTTTCTACTGAGGACAGAAGAAAGAGCTGCAAGAAGGAAACAA AAACTTGAGGAGAAATTCAATGCAAAGGAGGTACAGAAAGTTCAgctacaaacaaaaataaag GAGAAAGCTGAAATGGAGCTTAGGAAACTTCGACAAAGCTTTTGTTTCAGAGCTCGTCCCCTGCCTAAGTTCTACAAGGAAAGAGAAACAGCAAGAAATCACACAAAAAAG ACCCCGGTTAAACGTCCTCAGTCACCAAAACTTGGAAGAAATCCCAGTAACAGCACAATGCAAGACTTGGCGTCACATCCGACCTCTACATATTCAGCCAAGAGTTCTTCTTACAAGTATTCAGGAAAGAAGAACTGCCCAAAACCGATAAATTCTCATACATTGTCAACAGTAATGTCTCGTGATCAGAACGCATCCCCAAATATACAACATCAATTTGGAGTCTCCCCCAACTGA